In Candidatus Auribacterota bacterium, a genomic segment contains:
- the truA gene encoding tRNA pseudouridine(38-40) synthase TruA, translated as MRNIKLVIEYEGTRYCGWQVQPNGPTIQEKLELAIRQITGETVRIFGAGRTDAGVHASGQVANFHTACRMSAERMRHALNAVLPDDIVVLDLGEVPESFHARYSAKSRRYRYTILNRTAPCALQRYCALHLAQPLDIEAMREAAGHLIGTWDFSSFGCNAGREDDPVRTVLAIAVDRQGNYLTIEIEAVSFLYKMVRSIVGTLIDVGRGKMQPSDVPRILRDRDRKSASATAPAQGLTLIKVDY; from the coding sequence GTGCGCAACATAAAACTGGTGATCGAGTACGAGGGGACCCGCTACTGCGGATGGCAGGTGCAGCCCAACGGCCCCACGATCCAGGAAAAGCTTGAGCTCGCCATCAGACAGATCACGGGCGAGACGGTGCGGATCTTCGGCGCGGGGCGGACCGACGCGGGGGTGCACGCCTCCGGACAGGTGGCGAACTTCCATACCGCGTGCCGGATGTCCGCCGAGCGGATGCGCCACGCCCTGAACGCAGTCCTCCCCGATGACATCGTGGTGCTCGATCTCGGTGAAGTTCCGGAATCATTTCATGCCCGGTACAGCGCGAAGAGCAGGCGCTACCGCTACACAATCCTCAACCGCACTGCCCCTTGCGCGCTCCAGCGATACTGTGCCCTGCACCTCGCGCAGCCGCTCGATATTGAGGCGATGCGAGAAGCGGCCGGGCATCTCATCGGCACATGGGATTTCTCCTCCTTCGGCTGCAATGCCGGCAGGGAGGATGATCCGGTGCGAACCGTCCTGGCCATAGCGGTTGACAGACAGGGAAATTATCTCACGATCGAGATAGAAGCGGTCAGTTTCCTCTACAAAATGGTCCGCTCGATCGTGGGGACGCTCATCGATGTGGGGAGGGGGAAGATGCAACCGTCGGATGTCCCCCGGATACTGAGGGATCGCGACAGGAAGAGCGCCAGCGCCACCGCGCCGGCTCAGGGACTTACACTGATCAAAGTCGATTATTGA
- a CDS encoding aspartate-semialdehyde dehydrogenase, translated as MVQGYSIAIAGATGAVGTEMIRTLEKRNFPVRDIRLLASRRSVGKRLPFKGEDIPVEELRADSFKGVEIALFSAGASRSKDFAPAAVKAGAIVVDNSSAFRMNPDVPLVVPEVNPEKVGEHKGIIANPNCSTIIMVVPLWPLHRAARIKRIVVSTYQAASGAGAGAMAELQRQICELSEGKNATVSVLPQQIAYNLFPHVDVFLPDGYTKEEMKMVMETRKIFGDDSIVLTATCVRVPVLRAHSEAVNIETERKLTAAEVRLILSRAPGVKVVDDTSKNLYPMPLMATGRDEVLVGRIREDMSQPRGIDLFISGDQLLKGAALNAVQIAELVVSGK; from the coding sequence ATGGTGCAGGGATATTCAATAGCGATAGCAGGAGCGACGGGAGCGGTCGGCACGGAGATGATTCGGACGCTCGAAAAGAGGAACTTCCCCGTACGGGACATCAGGCTGCTCGCATCACGCCGTTCCGTGGGGAAGAGGTTGCCGTTCAAGGGGGAGGATATCCCCGTCGAGGAGCTCAGGGCCGATTCGTTCAAGGGCGTGGAGATCGCCTTGTTCAGCGCGGGCGCATCGCGGAGCAAGGATTTTGCGCCGGCAGCCGTTAAGGCGGGCGCGATTGTGGTGGATAATTCCAGCGCGTTCAGGATGAATCCGGATGTTCCCCTGGTGGTCCCCGAGGTGAATCCTGAAAAGGTCGGGGAGCACAAGGGCATCATCGCGAATCCAAACTGCTCCACCATCATCATGGTTGTTCCCCTCTGGCCTCTGCATAGGGCGGCGCGGATAAAAAGAATCGTGGTGTCAACGTACCAGGCAGCGTCGGGGGCGGGGGCGGGCGCGATGGCGGAATTGCAGAGGCAGATCTGCGAACTATCGGAAGGGAAGAACGCGACGGTCTCGGTGTTGCCCCAGCAGATCGCCTATAACCTTTTCCCGCACGTTGACGTGTTCCTCCCGGACGGCTATACGAAAGAAGAGATGAAGATGGTCATGGAGACGAGGAAGATATTCGGAGATGATTCAATAGTGCTTACCGCCACCTGCGTGCGGGTGCCGGTGCTGAGGGCTCACTCGGAGGCGGTGAATATCGAGACGGAACGGAAACTGACCGCGGCGGAAGTGCGGCTAATCCTCTCCCGCGCACCTGGCGTGAAAGTCGTGGATGACACATCTAAGAATCTCTATCCGATGCCGCTCATGGCGACCGGCCGGGATGAGGTGCTCGTGGGGCGCATTCGCGAGGATATGTCGCAGCCTCGCGGCATAGATTTGTTCATTTCGGGGGACCAGCTCCTCAAGGGGGCCGCGCTCAATGCGGTGCAGATCGCCGAATTAGTAGTAAGCGGTAAATAA